From the Lepus europaeus isolate LE1 chromosome 12, mLepTim1.pri, whole genome shotgun sequence genome, one window contains:
- the MRPL50 gene encoding large ribosomal subunit protein mL50, which translates to MRSRTYVPPENLQSLLESRVKEVFGTALPSNWQDIHLEDGHLKFSLLGRLADDLGHAVPNSRLHQMCRVRDVLEFYNVPVQDRSKFDELNTSNLPPNLKITWNY; encoded by the coding sequence ATGCGAAGCCGAACGTACGTGCCACCTGAAAATCTCCAGAGCCTTTTGGAATCTCGTGTTAAAGAAGTTTTTGGTACGGCTCTTCCCAGCAATTGGCAGGACATCCATCTGGAAGATGGTCATCTGAAGTTCAGTCTCTTGGGGCGCTTAGCTGATGACTTGGGCCATGCAGTGCCTAACTCCAGGCTTCACCAGATGTGCAGAGTCAGAGATGTTCTAGAGTTCTATAATGTTCCTGTTCAAGATAGATCGAAATTTGATGAACTTAATACCAGTAATCTGCCTCCTAATTTGAAAATCACTTGGAATTACTGA